The genome window CCCTATTTCGTCGAATGGCACAAACACCTGGGATTCCTGCGTTTCTATCGCAAGTTCTTTCGCCGCAAGTACCCTACCGTCCTGTGGATCAGCGTGGTGATCGGGGTCTGGTTTCGATTCGGCCTGGTGGTCCTTCGCCACGCCACCACCCGGTTTAGAAATGCATGGAACCTACGATAAGAGCGCTCAATTGCGGATAGGAATATTGGGCGGCTCCAGCCTCCTGGGCGAGCGTGCCCTGCCATTGCTGGCACAAACCGGCCACCTGACGAGCGCCTTCACTCGAAGCCTGCCCAAGGTGCCCTGTCCCGGTGTGACCTGGCGAAAGGCGGACGACTGGCACGGATTGGCGCTGGACACGTTCCTGTCGTTCGCCCCCCTCTGGGTGCTGCCCGACTACCTGGAGCGCCTTGCCAGCACTCACGTCAAACGCGTTGTCGTGCTCTCCTCCACGAGCCGCTTTGCCAAGCACGCATCGCCTGACGCTCGGGAGAGGGACGTGGCGCAACGCTTGATACGTGCAGAAGAACAACTCGAGCAGTGGGCGAGCGAACGGCAAATCGAGTGGGTGATCCTGCGACCGACCCTGATCTATGGCTTTGGCCGCGACAAGAACATTTCACAAATCGCGCGTTTCATTCAGCGCTTCGGATTTTTCCCACTTATCGGTGGCGGTACCGGGTTGCGTCAGCCAGTGCATGGGGATGACGTGATCCAGGCATGCCTGTCCGCCGTGAGCACGCCTGGCCTGCCCAGTGGCGGCTACAACCTTTCGGGGGGAGAAGCCTTGCCTTATCACATGATGGTCAGGCGCATATTCCAGGCCCTGGGACGCCCGGAACGAACGCTGCCCCTCCCCGCCAAGGCCCTCAGCGCAGGCGTTTCGATTTTGCGCTGTCTGCCACGTTACCGACATCTTTCAAGCGCGCTGGTGGGGCGGATGAACCAGGACCTGGTGTTCGACCATTCGCACGCCTGTGACTGGCTTGGTTTTGCTCCCCGGGCGTTTCACCTGAGGGATGAAGATTTGCCTGGGCGCTGAAATAGCCTTGGCACTATGGCGATGATGTTGCACGTGTCGGTGTCGACGACATCGCGAGCAAGCTCGCTCCCACAGGGTTCTGCGGCGTGCATGGATTTTGTGGCTGCCGATCATCCATGTGGGAGCGAGCTTGCTCGCGATGGCGGTGTTACCGTCGAGGTGATGGCCTTATCGCGACCCAGCCTTCTCCCCCGTCTCCCCGCCAGGCTCGTCACGATGAAAGTGGGCCTGCCACGCCCCCCATTTGCTTTCGAAGTACGCCTGGTTTTTGTCCCAGAGAGCCTGATACTCGCCACTGGCGATCAGTTTCCTGAACGATGCCTGCCCATAATGATGGATAAACGCGTCTTCGGCGCAGACCGTCCGGTAGCCGGCCGCCTGCACGCGACGGCTGTAGTCGTCGTCCTCGAACATCCCGATGCCGAATGCTTCATCCAGATAACCCACCTCTTCGAGGATGCTGCGGCGAAAGGCGACACAAAACATCGCCAGCATCGAAATATCGAACGTCTGCCCCTTGCGGGCTTCGGTGTAGCGGTCTGCAAATGCTTGCATCTGTTGAATGTCGGTGTAGGAAACCGCGACTTTCGCTTCGTTGCCTACCGCATTCGTGACCGGCCCGACCAGGCCGATACTCGGGTCTCTCAGATGCCTGACCAGCGGATCCAGCCAGCCGCCAGGCACTACCGTGTCGTTGTTGAGCAGCAGCAACACGTCACCGTCGGCTTCTCGCAAGCCCTGGTTGTTCGCCGCGGCAAAACCCCGGTTGTCCGGGTTGAGAATGATCTTCGCGGTCGGCACTTCTTGGCGCAGGCGCTCAAGATATTCAGCCGTACCATCGTCCGAGCCATTGTCGACGACAATGAGCTGGTAACTGGGCCAGGTGGTATTCCGCAGAACGCTGTTGACACATTGAATCGTCAGGTTGAGGTTGTTGTACGTCACGAGCACGATGGAGACTTTCTCATACAGCCCGACGATAGCGAGCTGCATGCTATGGAATCGATCCTTCCAGTCGTTCGCTCGGGCGAGCTCCACGCGCCGCTTGTACAGGGCCAGGTCGCGTTCGGCCAAGGCCCGCTCGATCTGCTCGATGAACTCATCGACCCCGGTGGCGAAGTACAGCAGGTCCTTGTAAATGCTCATCTCCGCCAGTGGCGTGGAGATCACCGGTTTGCCTGCGCTGATGTACTCGTAGAACTTCACCGGATCGACCGCATGCGTCACGTTGTAGAGCCTGAAGGGAATCAGGCAGGCATCGAAATGATCCAGGTAAAGCGGCATCTGCGAGTACGGCTTGTGGCCCAGCAACTGCACATTGGGCTTGTGCTCGAGGCCTGCCAGATCCTCGACGAAAATGTCCCCCACCAGGATGAAGTTCCACCCTGGCCGCCGGTCCGCCAACGCCGCCAGCAAGGGATAATCGAGCCATTGCGCCAAGGCGCCGTAGTAGCCGATCACCGGGCCGGCAAGCCCGCTCAGCACATCGTTGGTAAAACAGTGCTGCCGGAAAAAAGCGAAATCCACCGCGTTTCGCACCAGCACACAGCGTGGGTTATGGGCGCACCACTTCTGGTAAAGCAACGCGGCGGAAACGGTCACCAGATCCGCTTGGGTGATCAGGGTCTTTTCCTCGCTCAGCAACTGCTCGCCGATGTTCGGAAAGCCATCCCAGTCGTCCATGCAGTCATAGTGAATACGCCAGCCATGCAGGGTGCGCAGGCTGAGTGCCACGGGGCTCCAGTAAGCGATATGCACCACCGAGAGGGCGGTTCTGATCTGCATGTCGGCGACCAATGCAGCCAGGGCACGCAGCAAAGCCTGATGATTTTCAGGCGTCACTATTTGTTCGTAATACGCCTCTTGCGCCTCGCGCTGCAGCACCACTTCAAAGACATTGGGCGCCACCAATGTCAATTCATAGAGCTGTCCCTGTTCCGGCACACGGGCGGGGACGATATAGAACACCCGATAACCATTGCTCGCAAACTGGCTCATCAACTGCTGCGGTCGCTGGAAGCGTGCGGCCCAATCGATGTTGGCGAAACAGAGAATATCCAGGCGTCCTTTCGTAGCGAAATCTGCGTCCACCTCAACGTTCGGCAACGGTTCCGGTGCGGCTGGGTAGACGATTGCAGCGGCGGTGTCGGGGAACTCCTGGGCGGCGGCAAACCCATAGCGCATCCATCGGAACAGCGAGCGCAGGGGGCGGGTGAAACGCCACGAACGGGTGTTTTGCAGGAAGTCGACTTTCGCCAAGGCAACATCGCGCTCGTTGATGGCCGCGTCTCTTTGGGCCAAGGCGGCGTCGCGGTCGATCAAGGCGCTGTCGAGCTTAAGCACGTGGGTACCCATGCAGCGGCGTGCTGTCACCCGGCGGCCACATGGAACTGAGGGAACCGGGCCGATAGAACGTTGCCGTCAGGCTGCGGCGGGAAGATTGGCAGCCGCTCACCACGGGGGTGACGGCGTGCCAGGAATTATCCGAGCGCACCAGGATCGCCGAATTGCCCACCCGTGGCTCGATCTCGGCCGCCACGGCGCTGGGATCGTTGCGGTGCAGGATGGTCAGGCAACCGCCGTCGTTGCGGTCCCAGGACTCATTGAAATACAGGATATGGGTGACCAGTTTATCTGGAAGGTCCGGATGGGCCCCCAGGCTCGCACCGGGACCGTAATGAAAGACGTTGACCTCCATCGGCACGCTGCGCAGGTCGATCCCGGTCAGCTCCGACATGGCCTCTCGATAGCCGGCCGAGCCAAGGTCCTGCGCCAGCCTCAACCATGCCTCGCTCAGTTCTTCAGGGAACGCGATCGTTTGGGTGCCCATGCTCACCAGGGCACGCGCCTCATAGTCATAATTTTTCTCACCGCCATAACCACTCACCGTCTTGAAATGATCATGAGGAAACGACGCCGCCAACGCGGCGGCATCCTCGGGCGAATACAGACTGCCGATTTCAGCCCAGGTATACGGATGGGACTTTAGCGCCGCTGGCGTGAGACGAGAGAGATCTAGCATTGTCTGTTCTTGTTCGCTGTCAGGTTTCTGATACCACGGGCAATGGAACGCAGTGGCGCGGTCATTCGGAATGAATTGGAGTTCTGCAACTCAAGCATCCTGGCGTCACTGAGGGCCAGTTGCTGGCTGAGCTGGACAATCCGTTGCTGCTGGGCAAGCTCCTGTGCTGCAAGGTTCTGTGCCGGTTCGATGATGCCCGGCTCCGGCACGACGGGGCTTGCCGGACATTCAGCCGGCAATGGCTCGCGACCCTGGGCGGCGGTTTCGAGCAGATTGGGCAGATGCTGTAGAAAAGCGCCCAACACCGGCCGGGACGACGTTTTGCCCTGGCGAATGATTGCCGCGACCCGGTCCCAATGCTCGACCAACTGATCCGCCGCCGCAAGCGCCGCGGGCGATGGGCCGGTCTTGCCCACCCGCGCGAGAAACCATTGCGGATCGACCGTCGCCACGTCCGGCAATGCGTGGAGTGTGTCGAACCCAGCCAACGCCGTGTATTTGCCCGTGGTCAGGTCCGCCGAGCAGAACACCGGGACGCCAAACGCCAGGGCGGTGATTGCCAGGTGGTAACTATGGCCGATCACCGCTTGGGCCTGGCTGAGAATTTCCGCCATGAGCAACGGTTCCGGCCAGAACGACAAGGTGATGGCCCCAGGCAAGCGCCCGGCAATGACCGACGGATCGTCCCCCAGGACAGGGCCAATCGGCACCACCAGGAACTGATAGCCCTGGAACGCCTCGGCATAGTCTTCGAACAGTTTTACAAAGGATTCCACCACGTGAATGGCGTGGATCACGATGTAGGGCCCGGTCAGCCCGGCCTGCTCGCGCAGGCGAATGAACGCGGCCGAGGGTCGCTGCTCATCGATCAGGCGGGGCAAGCCAAACGCGGTATCGGGCAGCACTTCGATCTCGGCCTGTGGAGTCAGCGCGCCGAGGGTATCGCGCGACAGTGCATCACGGACGCGCACGTACTGGCTTTGCTCAAGGGCCATCGTCAATAACGGCCTGGCCCAGTCGGGAATATCGTTGCAATGCATCCCGGGGGCATTCCACATGACCGGGACCGCGTGCTGCTGGGCGATGAGCGCAGGCGTCAGCCAATAACCGGTCGGATGATGGATATCGGCGGTTGTCGGACCATAGCCGTGGGCAACCACTTTATCGAAGCGGATCAGGAAACCGCCGCCGATCAAAACCCCATCCAGGCTCGCCGCTACATGGGGCAGCTCTGTCAGCGACGTCACCGCATAGGGCCATTGGGGTCGGCTTTTCCCGTGATAGGAAAACCGATGCAGATTGACTGAGCCCAAGCGCTGGATCAGCTCAGCCTCGGCGATGATCGGAAACAGCAGATCGCCATAGTTTTCTACGTCAAAGGTGCCGAATATAGCGACCTGCCACGTGCGCTCGACCGGGTGTTCCGTCACAACCTTAGCCCCTTGAGTCCCGCTGGCCTTGGCCAGCGACTCGACCGGTCGAGCGTCGATCCTCTGCAACCCCAGGTCAACCATGCCCAGAAAATCCTGGTGGTTCGGCAACATGTCGAACGCCAAGGGCGCGACTTGCTTCTCGACCAACTGCGAGGTGTCTTCCGTGGCGCCGTGCAACAGCTTGAGCGTGACATGATAACGCCCCTCGGCGAGGTGGGCCCGGAAGCGCACGGTGATCGCCGCGCGCCGCCAGCCATTTTCGACCGGGCCGGGTTGCAGTGCGAAGTTGCCTCCACCGATCACCAGCAGCCTGGCTTCCTGGATGGTGAAGCTGATGTTGGGTTGAGTGATCGACTCATGCAGCAACGCCTCGACGTGAATCTCGATATCGTCGCCATACAGATAGCTGGAGGACAGCTGCTGGGTGTTGGTGAAGCAGGCGGCGCTGATGTGCCCCTCTTCGGTCCCGAAGGCCATCCCCTCCTGCCCGCCCATGAAGGACTTGCGCGTCACCGGTGTGACCCCGCCACTGGCCCAGCGACGTTGCTCGTCACGCATGTCGAGCAAATGCAGCTCGGCCATTTCATCGGGCGAGCCACTGGCCACGACCCGGCCTGCGCGCAGATAGATGACCCGGTGGCAGAAGCGCTTGACCATGCTCATGTCATGGGAGACGAACAGCAGCGTGGTGCCTCTGGCAGCCAGTTCTTCCAGCCGATTCAGGCATTTGAACTGGAAGGAGGCATCGCCGACGGAGAGGGCCTCATCGACGATCAGGATTTCAGGCTCGACACAGACCGAAACGGCGAAGGCCAGCCGTACCAGCATCCCGCTGGAATAGATCTTGGTAGGCTGGTCGATGAAGTCGCCGATATTGGCGAAGGCAATGATGTCATCGAAACGAGCGTCGATTTCCGCACGACTCAAGCCCAGCACGGCTGCATTCACATAGACGTTTTCCCGGCCGGTGAACTCCGGATTGAAACCAGACCCCAGCTCGAGCAACGCCGCAATCCGGCCATGCCCCTGGACACTGCCCCGGGTCGGCATCAACGTTCCGCAGATCAGTTGCAACAAGGTGGATTTGCCGCTGCCATTACGGCCGATGATACCGACGGTCTCCCCCCTTGCGATGGTCAGGGAAACATCGTCCAGGGCCCAGAACTCGCGATAGAAACGCTTCTTGCCGCGCACCAGCATCTGCAATAGACGGTCTTTGGGCGCATCGTAGATCTGATAACACTTGCTCAGGTTTTCGGCGCGGATGGCCACTTCAAACGACATCGGCAAAACCCTTTCATGAATCACGGCCATTATTGCGGTGCCACTGAACCTGTCCTTCGTTGGGCGCTGCGGATGAGTTAAGCACAGATGGGATAAAAAACTTCGAATGAATCTACACTGGGGCCTACTCCATGAGGATGCGACTCAAGGAGCATCCGCTATTGCCTTGAGGATCAAGCACCGATGCAGTCGTTCAGCACGTCCCCCGTTGCCATGATCAAGAGTGTCCTGATCAATCGAATCCTGATCTACGTGTTGATCCGCAGAGAAGTCATCGGTCGCTACAAAGGCTCGATGCTCGGTATTCTATGGTCGTTCTTCACGCCGGTTTTCATGCTGGTGGTCTACACATTCGTGTTCAGCGTCGTTTTCAAGGCCCGCTGGTCTGGCGGCGGTGAATCCAAGAGCGAATTTGCCTTGGTGCTGTTCGCGGGCCTGCTGGTCTTCAACCTCTTCTCCGAATGCGTGAACCGTGCGCCGGGCCTGGTGCTGGCCAATACCAACTACGTCAAGAAGATCGTCTTTCCACTGGAAACCCTGCCCCTGGTGTCGCTCGGCGCAGCGCTGTTCCACATGGCGGTCAGCGTCCTGGCCTGGCTGATGTTCTATATCGCCCTGTTCGGAACCCCACCGATCACCGCCCTGCTGCTGCCATTGGTGCTGTTTCCATTGGTGTTGCTGACGCTGGGCATCTCCTGGTTTCTCGCCTCGATAAGCGTCTACCTGCGCGATATCGGCCAGTTCATCGGCGTCATCATCACTGCAATGCTGTTTCTCTCGCCGATTTTCTATCCGCTCTCGACGCTTCCGCAAAGCTATCAGGCTGCCTTGCAGGCAAATCCCCTGACACTGCCGGTGGAAATGGTTCGCGATGTCATGTTCTGGGGCCGGCCGCCGCACTGGGAGCACCTGGCGGCTTATTCGGCAGTCTCGGTGCTGATTGCCTGCGCCGGGTTTGCCTGGTTCCAGAGGACACGCAAAGGCTTCGCCGACGTCATATGACGTTTGTTGCATGGCACCCCGTCCAGCAACCGCTATGCTGACTCATTGCACGGCTGGAGGCCTGGCGGGTGATTGAAGCCAACATCGATCCTGAAAAAGACCGCGTGTGCGTTACCGTATTGACCAAAGGACCAGAAAACCGCATGGACCAGATCAACCGTCTTGTTGATTGCATTGACCAACTGACTCGCTCGACACAATCCAGATCCATTGAGGCCTTGCAGTTGGTCAAGGAAATCGAAAATCGAGATCGGCTTATCAAACAACTGAACCTTGATTCAAAAGCGCTTCGCACCCGCCTGTCACTTCAAGAAGGCAAGACCGGGCGGCTGCGTGAGCGACTGCGGCTGGCCGAACAGCACCTCAAGGACGCCGAGGCATTAATCCAGACAAAGGAAAAAGAGGCTGTCGTGTTTTCCGATTGGGCGGTGGATTTGCGCGCCCAACTGGCGGCCAAGCAAGCCGAGTTGTTCAAGCTTTCCGACTGGGGCAACGCCATCGAACGTGCACCGCTGCGTTATTCGATACGCAAGCAATTGTATAAATTATCGCGCCGGGTCTATGCCTGGTTGCCCCTCACCGCACAGCAGAAAAGCAAACTGGCGCGTCGGCTTCGAAATTGGCTGAAACCCGGCAAGGCAACACCAGGCGAATCATCGCCAGACGCTGGTTTTGCGCTGCAAACTCTGCCACCGCCCGTAAACGTTGCCGTACCGTCCAGCCTCGGGCAGCCCATGATCCTGATGTTCGGCGTGATTGACTGGCACTTTCGCATCCAACGCCCACAAAACCTGGCCAAGGAATTGGCCCGGGCCGGACAAACGACTTTTTATATCTCGAACAATTTCATCGACGACGAGGCCCCCGGCTTCCAAGCAGAACCTTTGGAAGGCTCCCACCGGCTGTTCCAGATCCGTTTCAAGGTACGCGGTGCACCGGCCATCTATCATGCCCCTCCGTCAGCGGCCGTGATCCGCCAGTTGTGCGAAGGCCTGGCCATGCTCCTGGAAGCGGCGAACGTCGATGCCGCGGATTGCATTGTCCAGCACGCCTTCTGGTTTCCGCTGGCAAGGCGTGTCCCCAACGCCACCCTGGTCTATGACTGCATGGATCATCACGAAGGTTTCGGCAACGTTGCCCAGGAACTGCTCGACCTGGAAGTCGCCCTGATGCGCAGGGCCGATCTGCTGGTGGCGACATCCGACTGGATCGAACAACACGGCAAGCGGGAAAACCGCAACGTCGAGGTGATCCGCAACGCCTGCGAGTTCAGTTTCTTCAGCCGACGTCCCGACAGGGTCTACCGGGACCCTGCCAACAGAAAGATCATCGGCTACTACGGCGTTATTGCCGAATGGTTCGACCTGGACCTGGTCAAGCGGGTCGCCCAATCCTTCCCGCAGCACCTGATTCTGTTGATCGGCAGTGATATCGTCCAGGCAAAAAAACACTTCAAGGCCTACCCGAATGTGATCCTGGAAGGTGAAGTCCCGTATACCGCCCTGCCTTACTACCTCCACGCCATGGACGTTTGCCTGCTACCGTTCAAGGTCATGCCGTTGACCCTCGCCACCAACCCGGTCAAGGTCTATGAATACCTGAGCGCGGGAAAACCGGTGGTGTCGGTGAAACTGCCGGAGTTGAGCCAGTTCGGCAAACTGGTCTGGGCGGTTGAAGAGCCGACTGAGTTCATCTCGACCCTGCGCGGTGTCCTGGGGGCACTGCCGGAGGCCAGCGCCGCATTGGAGGCTCGTCAATCGTTCGCCCGAGGCCAGACCTGGCAGCACCGGGCCGCCAGCCTGCGCGATGCCATCGCGGCATTGCCCCAGCCCAAAGTCAGCGTCGTGGTGCTGACCTACAACAACCTCGAACTGACCAAGGCCTGCCTCGACAGCCTGTTGACCCAGAGCCAATACCCGAACCTTGAAATCATCGTCGTCGACAACCACTCCAGCGACCAGACCCCGGCCTACCTCAGCGCCTGGGCCGACGGCCACCCCGACCGGATCGTCATCCTCAACCCGGACAACAAGGGCTTCGCCGCCGGCAACAACCTGGGCCTCGCCGCCGCCAGTGGCGACTATCTGGTCATCCTGAACAACGATACGGTGGTCACCGCCGGTTGGATCAAAGGCTTGATCCGTCACCTGCAGGACCACAAGGAAATCGGCATCATCGGCCCGATCACCAACAACATCGGCAATGAGGCCAAAGTCAGCACCTGCTATGAGCAGTTGGAAGACATGCCCGCCGAAGCCGCGCAAATGACCCGCGCCCGCATGGGCGAGTGGTTCGAAATCAACACCCTGGCGTTTTTCTGCGTGATGTTCCCGCGCTCGACCTACGAGCAAATCGGTGGCCTGTGCGAAGAGTACGGCCTGGGGTTCTTCGAGGATGACGATTACTGCCGTCGCGTACAGCGGCGTGGCATGCGCGCAGCCTGTGCCGAAGACGTCTTCGTTCACCACCACCTGTCCGCCTCGTTCAACACCTTGGGAGCCAGGAAAAAACAGGCCCTTTTCGAAAAGAACCGGGCGATCTACGAGAGCAAGTGGGGATCCTGGGTTCCGCACACGTACCGAGACGTGTAGGCAGCCCCTTTGCATGCAAATTCAAGGGAGCCGATGAATCCGTGGCGAGGGAGCTTGCTCCCGCTGGGCTGCGAAGCGGCCCTGAACCCAGCCTCCGCAGCGTGTCAGGTTGGTCGCATCCTGCCTTTTTTGGGGCTGCTGTGCAGCCCAGCGGGAGCAAGCTCCCTCGCCACGGATCTTGGTTTGCCTTAATGGACAGCGTTATCCCTTTAGCCGAGACGATATTTTGCCCAGATTCAGCCTGAAGTACGCCGTGGTATTGTTGGTTTTACTGGCGAGTGCAGTGGTCGGCGTGTACGGTTTTTCTACGCTTGAACTGGCGTCCATGAACAGCGGCACCCGGACGATATTGCTGTCGATGGCAGCCCTGGCCGCCCTCACCGTCTTCACGCGCAAGCCACCGATCCTGCTTTGCCTGGGTTTGCTGGCGTGCCTGGCCATCGCCTGCGCACAGATTTGGCCGGTGCTTGTCGTAGCGGTGTTCGCGCTGTCTGCCACCGTGCTCGGCAGGTGGGTGCTCAGGCAAGCAGCCTCGGCCGACTGGAGCGTCCACCTGCTGGTGGGAGCAGGCGCGTTCGGTACGCTGACAGGCCTGGCGGCCTACTGGCCGATCAACTACCCCGGGCTGTATGGCGCGCTGCTGTTGTTGCCGCTGGCCTTGGGCCACAGACACGTCACGTCGATAGGCCGTGAACTGCTGCGCCACATCCAGGCCAGCCGATCAACGCAAACACCGGTCCAAACGGCGCTCGACGTACTGATCTGCAGCTTCGCCTGTCTTTACGTGTTGGTCGCCTTCATGCCAGAGGTCGGGCACGACGCATTGGCCATGCACCTCTTCGTCCCTTCACACCTGGCCCAGCGGCATCAATGGTCGTTCGATGCCAGCACCTATGTGTGGGCGGTCATGCCCATGCTGGCCGACTGGATCTATAGCATCGTCTATATGCTGGGCGGTGAAACGGCAGCGCGCCTGAGCAACAGCGCATTCACCCTGCTGCTGGCGTGGCAGATCCGCAACATGACCCTCTGGGCCGGAGGCTCTGCCACAAGTGCCCGTTGGGCAAGCCTGATCTTTGTGTCGACGCCCCTCGCCTTCGCTGAAAGCAGCAGCCTGCATATCGAGTCGGCGTGGACCGCCTTCATGATGGCCGGGACACTGGCGATCATGAAGGTCTCACGCTTCACGCCGGATCCCACGGAGCGCCTGTCGCAACTGCTGCTGGCCGGCATCCTGTTGGGCTTCGCCATGGCGACCAAGGCGGTGACCCTGAGCGTCCTGCCGGTGCTGTTGGTGATGCTGCTGGTGCAGTACAAGGCCTGGGCCGTCCCCGGCATCGTCAAGACTCTCCTGCTCGGCAGTGCCGGGCTGATACTGGCCGGTGCCACCCCTTACGTCTCTGCCGGGTACTTGACCGGTAATCCGGTGTTTCCGTTTTTCAATGCGATTTTCCATTCGCCACTGTGGCCGAACATCAATTTCGAACCGCCAGCCGCTTTCGGTACAGGGATGACCTGGGACACCCTCTATCGAATGGTCTTCAAGTCGCCTCAGTTCATCGAAGGGCGCGTCGGCGCGGCAGGCTTTCAATGGCTGTTGCTGCCCACGGCCGCCGTCGCCGTGCTGTTGAGCGGCAACAAAAAAGCCCTGTGCATCCTCCTGGTCGGCGCCGGCGCGATGTTCATGACGTTCCACTCAACGGCCTACCTGCGTTATGTGTTCCCCTCCTTCGCGCTGTTCTCAGTGATCCTGGCCCTGCCCTTTTCCGACCCCAGGTTCTTCCCCCGCAGCCTCGCCATCGTCGCCGGGGCCGTGTTGGTCCTGACCAATACCCGTTTCATCCAGGCCGCGACTTACTATGGCGACATCAACCCCTCTGCACTGTTGAGCCAGGCCGGTCGGGACGCCTACCTGTTGGAACGCCTGCCCATCCGAAACATGGTCGACACCGTCAACGCCTTGAATAGCGCAAACCAGCCCGTGGCAGTCTTTGCATCGCCCTTGATGGCGGGTTTGCATGGCGATGCCCTTTACACGTCGTGGTACAACCTGAAGTGGAAAAACGAATTCGACACGGTGACCTCGCCCTCGGAGCTTGCCCAACGCTTGCGCCGGCGCCAGGTGAACTGGCTGGTGATCGACCTCAAGTCCCTTCCCCAGGTGCAACTCGATCGGCTGCTCACGGTGTCCACGTCCTATGCCAGACTGGGTAACCTGGAGCTGCGCAAACTCAATGTCACCCACGACGAACACCTGCTCGACCCGCAGCTGTCCAGCCTCGAGGGCTGGAGCCTGACGTCACCCTCGACCTATGACGCGTCGCGCAAGATCCTGACCG of Pseudomonas fluorescens contains these proteins:
- a CDS encoding NAD-dependent epimerase/dehydratase family protein translates to MLAQTGHLTSAFTRSLPKVPCPGVTWRKADDWHGLALDTFLSFAPLWVLPDYLERLASTHVKRVVVLSSTSRFAKHASPDARERDVAQRLIRAEEQLEQWASERQIEWVILRPTLIYGFGRDKNISQIARFIQRFGFFPLIGGGTGLRQPVHGDDVIQACLSAVSTPGLPSGGYNLSGGEALPYHMMVRRIFQALGRPERTLPLPAKALSAGVSILRCLPRYRHLSSALVGRMNQDLVFDHSHACDWLGFAPRAFHLRDEDLPGR
- a CDS encoding glycosyltransferase — protein: MDQINRLVDCIDQLTRSTQSRSIEALQLVKEIENRDRLIKQLNLDSKALRTRLSLQEGKTGRLRERLRLAEQHLKDAEALIQTKEKEAVVFSDWAVDLRAQLAAKQAELFKLSDWGNAIERAPLRYSIRKQLYKLSRRVYAWLPLTAQQKSKLARRLRNWLKPGKATPGESSPDAGFALQTLPPPVNVAVPSSLGQPMILMFGVIDWHFRIQRPQNLAKELARAGQTTFYISNNFIDDEAPGFQAEPLEGSHRLFQIRFKVRGAPAIYHAPPSAAVIRQLCEGLAMLLEAANVDAADCIVQHAFWFPLARRVPNATLVYDCMDHHEGFGNVAQELLDLEVALMRRADLLVATSDWIEQHGKRENRNVEVIRNACEFSFFSRRPDRVYRDPANRKIIGYYGVIAEWFDLDLVKRVAQSFPQHLILLIGSDIVQAKKHFKAYPNVILEGEVPYTALPYYLHAMDVCLLPFKVMPLTLATNPVKVYEYLSAGKPVVSVKLPELSQFGKLVWAVEEPTEFISTLRGVLGALPEASAALEARQSFARGQTWQHRAASLRDAIAALPQPKVSVVVLTYNNLELTKACLDSLLTQSQYPNLEIIVVDNHSSDQTPAYLSAWADGHPDRIVILNPDNKGFAAGNNLGLAAASGDYLVILNNDTVVTAGWIKGLIRHLQDHKEIGIIGPITNNIGNEAKVSTCYEQLEDMPAEAAQMTRARMGEWFEINTLAFFCVMFPRSTYEQIGGLCEEYGLGFFEDDDYCRRVQRRGMRAACAEDVFVHHHLSASFNTLGARKKQALFEKNRAIYESKWGSWVPHTYRDV
- a CDS encoding glycosyltransferase; translation: MLKLDSALIDRDAALAQRDAAINERDVALAKVDFLQNTRSWRFTRPLRSLFRWMRYGFAAAQEFPDTAAAIVYPAAPEPLPNVEVDADFATKGRLDILCFANIDWAARFQRPQQLMSQFASNGYRVFYIVPARVPEQGQLYELTLVAPNVFEVVLQREAQEAYYEQIVTPENHQALLRALAALVADMQIRTALSVVHIAYWSPVALSLRTLHGWRIHYDCMDDWDGFPNIGEQLLSEEKTLITQADLVTVSAALLYQKWCAHNPRCVLVRNAVDFAFFRQHCFTNDVLSGLAGPVIGYYGALAQWLDYPLLAALADRRPGWNFILVGDIFVEDLAGLEHKPNVQLLGHKPYSQMPLYLDHFDACLIPFRLYNVTHAVDPVKFYEYISAGKPVISTPLAEMSIYKDLLYFATGVDEFIEQIERALAERDLALYKRRVELARANDWKDRFHSMQLAIVGLYEKVSIVLVTYNNLNLTIQCVNSVLRNTTWPSYQLIVVDNGSDDGTAEYLERLRQEVPTAKIILNPDNRGFAAANNQGLREADGDVLLLLNNDTVVPGGWLDPLVRHLRDPSIGLVGPVTNAVGNEAKVAVSYTDIQQMQAFADRYTEARKGQTFDISMLAMFCVAFRRSILEEVGYLDEAFGIGMFEDDDYSRRVQAAGYRTVCAEDAFIHHYGQASFRKLIASGEYQALWDKNQAYFESKWGAWQAHFHRDEPGGETGEKAGSR
- a CDS encoding ABC transporter permease, coding for MQSFSTSPVAMIKSVLINRILIYVLIRREVIGRYKGSMLGILWSFFTPVFMLVVYTFVFSVVFKARWSGGGESKSEFALVLFAGLLVFNLFSECVNRAPGLVLANTNYVKKIVFPLETLPLVSLGAALFHMAVSVLAWLMFYIALFGTPPITALLLPLVLFPLVLLTLGISWFLASISVYLRDIGQFIGVIITAMLFLSPIFYPLSTLPQSYQAALQANPLTLPVEMVRDVMFWGRPPHWEHLAAYSAVSVLIACAGFAWFQRTRKGFADVI
- a CDS encoding polysaccharide pyruvyl transferase family protein — encoded protein: MTEHPVERTWQVAIFGTFDVENYGDLLFPIIAEAELIQRLGSVNLHRFSYHGKSRPQWPYAVTSLTELPHVAASLDGVLIGGGFLIRFDKVVAHGYGPTTADIHHPTGYWLTPALIAQQHAVPVMWNAPGMHCNDIPDWARPLLTMALEQSQYVRVRDALSRDTLGALTPQAEIEVLPDTAFGLPRLIDEQRPSAAFIRLREQAGLTGPYIVIHAIHVVESFVKLFEDYAEAFQGYQFLVVPIGPVLGDDPSVIAGRLPGAITLSFWPEPLLMAEILSQAQAVIGHSYHLAITALAFGVPVFCSADLTTGKYTALAGFDTLHALPDVATVDPQWFLARVGKTGPSPAALAAADQLVEHWDRVAAIIRQGKTSSRPVLGAFLQHLPNLLETAAQGREPLPAECPASPVVPEPGIIEPAQNLAAQELAQQQRIVQLSQQLALSDARMLELQNSNSFRMTAPLRSIARGIRNLTANKNRQC
- a CDS encoding 2OG-Fe(II) oxygenase, which translates into the protein MLDLSRLTPAALKSHPYTWAEIGSLYSPEDAAALAASFPHDHFKTVSGYGGEKNYDYEARALVSMGTQTIAFPEELSEAWLRLAQDLGSAGYREAMSELTGIDLRSVPMEVNVFHYGPGASLGAHPDLPDKLVTHILYFNESWDRNDGGCLTILHRNDPSAVAAEIEPRVGNSAILVRSDNSWHAVTPVVSGCQSSRRSLTATFYRPGSLSSMWPPGDSTPLHGYPRA